A region from the Lolium perenne isolate Kyuss_39 chromosome 4, Kyuss_2.0, whole genome shotgun sequence genome encodes:
- the LOC127296178 gene encoding uncharacterized protein, whose translation MGFFTRSTSKQTAKLKSLVKLALARLAVVRRPRVGRRSIARGDVAQLLSIGHLDRALVRAGQVLEEDDALAALDVLELYCRLLVDHAAQLDKPKECSEEIKAAAAGLIYASARCGELPELLDARAILADKFGRDFAAAARDGAPGVVDPTLVQKLSGQGATAEQMRRLAKEIAAENGILLEFPEDTREVPHAQGKQSEQAKMSVPAAKSVEQAEIKTEPCVVQDRQRPAYQSVNRPSLAQLSAEEKVPRESKQYRDVRMAAEAAFESASFAAMAARAAVELSRTESQGKGWRGSGGGGGGGGNDKVHPLQSSGATQQETRPPGKAPSPLPSPSWSDHSTVSSVWSDPPQKGKTVVFDESDEEDEDEVVEDLVRIPQLRRPPYGRAASTAGVGAGHTDGSRRAASGEAGALQDGVSNGSQHATHRRHASELAGGNAHHSEEVQGQRGVYRAPPPPYRRNPSAANGNGQTDGTRRAGDVDGGRPRAQQVGGAYESSAYVARAPYARIASALEGGNEHIARHEEVRRIGTDARVLQEKLYGPAAPGPGRAPMTPERRAISVRTRR comes from the exons ATGGGGTTCTTCACCAGGAGCACCTCCAAGCAGACCGCCAAGCTCAAGTCCCTCGTCAAGCTCGCGCTGGCGCGCCTCGCCGTCGTGCGCCGGCCCCGCGTCGGCCGCCGCTCCATCGCCCGCGGCGACGTCGCGCAGCTGCTCTCCATCGGCCACCTCGACCGCGCGCTCGTCCGCGCCGGCCAGGTCCTCGAGGAGGACGACGCGCTGGCGGCGCTCGACGTCCTCGAGCTCTACTGCAGGCTCCTCGTCGACCACGCCGCCCAGCTCGACAAGCCAAA GGAGTGCAGCGAGGAGATCAAGGCGGCGGCCGCGGGCCTCATCTACGCGTCGGCGCGGTGCGGCGAGCTGCCCGAGCTGCTGGACGCGCGCGCCATCCTGGCGGACAAGTTCGGCCGCGACTTCGCCGCCGCGGCCCGGGACGGCGCGCCCGGCGTCGTCGACCCCACG CTGGTGCAGAAGTTGTCCGGCCAGGGTGCAACCGCGGAGCAGATGCGGAGGCTGGCCAAGGAGATCGCCGCCGAGAACGGCATCTTGCTCGAGTTCCCGGAGGACACCAGAGAGGTTCCTCACGCTCAG GGGAAACAGAGTGAGCAAGCCAAGATGAGCGTGCCGGCTGCGAAATCCGTCGAACAGGCTGAGATAAAGACGGAACCTTGCGTG GTCCAGGACAGACAGAGGCCTGCTTATCAGAGCGTGAACCGGCCGAGTCTCGCGCAGCTGAGCGCGGAGGAGAAGGTGCCGAGGGAATCCAAGCAGTACCGCGATGTCAGGATGGCGGCGGAGGCGGCCTTCGAGTCGGCGTCGTTCGCGGCGATGGCAGCCCGGGCGGCCGTGGAGCTGTCTCGGACGGAGTCGCAGGGGAAGGGGTGgagaggcagcggcggcggcggcggcggcggcggcaacgaTAAGGTTCATCCTCTGCAGAGCTCGGGCGCAACCCAGCAAGAAACGCGGCCGCCAGGGAAGGCTCCGTCGCCGTTGCCGTCCCCGTCCTGGAGCGACCACAGCACGGTGTCCTCGGTCTGGTCGGACCCGCCGCAGAAGGGCAAGACCGTCGTGTTCGACGAGAGCGACGAAGAAGACGAGGACGAGGTGGTGGAGGACCTCGTACGGATTCCGCAGCTGCGCCGGCCCCCCTACGGCAGGGCTGCCTCCACGGCGGGCGTCGGCGCGGGCCACACGGACGGTTCACGGCGCGCGGCGTCCGGCGAGGCGGGCGCGCTCCAGGACGGCGTGTCCAACGGCTCGCAGCACGCGACGCACAGGAGGCACGCCTCGGAGCTGGCCGGCGGCAACGCGCACCACAGCGAGGAGGTCCAGGGCCAGCGCGGCGTGTACAGGGCTCCTCCGCCTCCGTACAGGAGGAACCCCTCTGCGGCCAACGGCAACGGCCAGACCGACGGAACGCGGCGCGCCGGGGACGTCGACGGCGGGCGGCCGCGTGCGCAGCAGGTCGGCGGCGCGTACGAGAGCTCAGCGTACGTGGCGCGCGCGCCGTACGCGAGGATCGCGTCGGCGCTGGAGGGCGGCAACGAGCACATCGCGCGGCACGAGGAGGTGCGCAGGATCGGCACCGACGCGCGGGTGCTGCAGGAGAAGCTCTACGGCCCCGCCGCGCCGGGGCCGGGACGCGCGCCGATGACGCCGGAGCGGAGGGCCATCTCGGTTCGCACGAGGAGGTGA